A single genomic interval of Prunus dulcis chromosome 5, ALMONDv2, whole genome shotgun sequence harbors:
- the LOC117628755 gene encoding uncharacterized protein LOC117628755 isoform X2 produces the protein MGDSNSVDVILDFLRKNRFSRAEAALRSELSNRPDLNGFLKKLTLEEKDLGNSLEAENGDKLVVENQGLGSRNGGEVSKELIVKEIEYGTGRNGSESKWKNTASIGERNKTIDVAGTNHKSFAFSKGLEDTVLDLYSWKVNPSNGPAEPCQNDLDGSINNYPEPQISHQSRNHTAEVPDSGKAIVKYGEEILFSGEKKTSWAGSTSKANVELKYDRTQTSEPKELDQQLKTSTSFFKENVADNPWSRIEEPSNSPSEMWKDCSVKTVFPFSKGDVPTSYDSASASDKKEGKRKAELADIRATIKDQVDEVGRALYLSKSQGSSEQNTISSLVFPILSENQKEEFPRLPPVKLKSEDKPLNINWEEKFERDVPGSKLSAADNALLIGSYLDVPIGQEINSSGGKRNVGGGSWLSVSQGIAEDTSDLVSGFATVGDGLSESVDYPNEYWDSDEYDDDDDVGYMRQPIEDEAWFLAHEIDYPSDNEKGTGHGSVPDPQERGPTKDEDDDQSFAEEDSYFSGERYFQAKNVEPIVTSDDPIGLTVTELYGRSDENDLIAQYDGQLMDEEELNLMRAEPVWQGFVTQTNELIMLGDGKVLNECGRPRLDDVCVDDDQLGSVRSIGVGINSDAADIGSEVRESLVGGSSEGDLEYFRDHDVGIGGPRKHHHESDKKNIDRSNKDKKKTSKHEANKYIVETDTGVSRQKKNHTEGVFSFPPPLRDGQLVQASSGKSLWSNNCNAVVTDETDDCMVGSDNMLASWRQKSNDSSPRMSSRDENNANAVRSTNSTPSTLSNYAYAEREHAKQEEEDKIAAVREEDTGASLEDEEAAAVQEQVRQIKAQEEEFETFNLKIVHRKNRTGFEEDKNFHVVLNSVIAGRYHVTEYLGSAAFSKAIQAHDLHTGMDVCVKIIKNNKDFFDQSLDEIKLLKYVNKHDPGDKYHILRLYDYFYYREHLLIVCELLKANLYEFHKFNRESGGEVYFTMPRLQVLFQNDSPATLLARVMGIICPIDQSMLAKGRDTYKYFTKNHMLYERNQETNRLEYLIPKKTSLRHRLPMGDQGFIDFVAHLLEINPKKRPSASEALKHPWLSYPYEPISS, from the exons ATGGGGGACTCAAACTCCGTTGACGTGATTCTGGACTTTCTGCGGAAGAATAGGTTTTCAAGAGCTGAGGCAGCTCTTCGCAGTGAGCTCAGTAATCGTCCTGATTTGAATGGTTTCCTTAAGAAGCTTACTCTTGAAGAGAAGGACTTGGGTAATTCGTTGGAAGCTGAAAATGGGGACAAATTGGTGGTGGAAAATCAAGGGTTGGGGTCTAGGAATGGTGGTGAAGTTTCTAAGGAACTTATAGTGAAAGAGATAGAGTATGGAACTGGTAGAAATGGGTCTGAAAGCAAATGGAAAAATACTGCTTCTATTGGGGAGCGGAATAAAACTATTGACGTGGCTGGGACAAATCACAAGAGCTTCGCATTCTCTAAAGGTTTAGAGGACACAGTGCTTGATTTATACTCATGGAAGGTCAATCCTAGCAATGGACCTGCAGAACCTTGTCAAAATGATTTAGATGGCAGTATCAATAACTACCCAGAGCCTCAGATATCCCACCAATCAAGGAATCATACAGCTGAGGTTCCTGATTCGGGTAAAGCCATTGTGAAATATGGAGAAGAGATTCTCTTTTCTGGCGAAAAGAAAACTTCTTGGGCTGGAAGTACTAGCAAAGCTAATGTGGAATTGAAGTACGACAGAACCCAAACAAGTGAACCTAAGGAACTTGACCAACAACTTAAGACAAGTACCTCATTCTTCAAAGAAAACGTAGCAGATAATCCATGGTCAAGAATTGAAGAACCTTCAAATTCACCTTCAGAGATGTGGAAAGATTGTTCTGTCAAGACGGTATTTCCATTCTCCAAGGGGGACGTGCCAACAAGTTATGATAGTGCTTCTGCTTCtgacaaaaaagaaggaaagagaaaagCTGAGTTGGCTGATATTAGGGCAACAATAAAGGATCAGGTTGATGAGGTGGGAAGAGCTTTATACTTAAGCAAGTCACAAGGGAGTTCCGAGCAAAATACCATCAGTAGCTTAGTTTTTCCTATTCTTTCTGAGAATCAAAAGGAAGAGTTCCCTAGGCTGCCGCCTGTCAAACTCAAGTCAGAGGACAAACCATTGAATATTAATTGGGAGGAAAAGTTTGAGCGAGATGTACCTGGCTCAAAACTCAGCGCTGCTGACAATGCTCTTCTTATTGGGTCATATTTGGATGTCCCTATTGGACAAGAAATCAATTCTTCAG GTGGAAAAAGGAATGTAGGAGGAGGCAGTTGGCTGTCTGTAAGTCAGGGGATTGCAGAGGATACATCTGATCTAGTTTCTGGTTTTGCTACTGTTGGTGATGGATTGAGTGAATCTGTTGACTATCCAAACGAGTATTGGGACTCTGATgaatatgatgatgatgatgatgtgggATACATGAGACAGCCTATTGAAGATGAGGCCTGGTTTCTGGCCCATGAAATTGATTACCCAAGTGACAATGAAAAGGGAACAGGGCATGGGAGTGTTCCGGATCCACAGGAAAGAGGTCCCACCAAAGATGAGGATGATGACCAATCTTTTGCTGAGGAGGATTCTTACTTTTCTGGTGAGCGGTACTTTCAAGCGAAAAATGTTGAACCAATTGTAACTTCAGACGATCCTATAGGACTAACAGTGACTGAATTGTATGGGAGGAGTGATGAGAATGATTTAATAGCTCAATATGATGGACAGTTGATGGATGAAGAGGAACTTAATTTGATGCGTGCAGAACCCGTCTGGCAGGGCTTCGTCACTCAGACTAATGAACTCATCATGTTAGGGGATGGGAAAGTTCTGAATGAGTGTGGAAGGCCACGTCTAGATGATGTTTGTGTGGATGATGATCAGCTTGGTTCAGTAAGATCAATAGGTGTGGGAATCAATAGTGATGCTGCTGATATTGGCAGTGAAGTACGGGAAAGTTTGGTTGGAGGCAGTAGTGAAGGGGATCTAGAATACTTTCGAGACCATGATGTAGGAATTGGTGGGCCCCGGAAGCATCATCATGAATCAGATAAGAAAAACATTGATAGATCTAACaaggacaaaaagaaaactagtAAACATGAGgcaaataaatatatagtTGAGACTGATACGGGTGTATCAAGACAGAAGAAAAATCATACAGAAGGGGTATTTTCATTCCCTCCACCACTTAGAGATGGACAGTTGGTGCAGGCAAGCTCTGGTAAATCTTTATGGTCAAACAACTGCAATGCTGTTGTCACTGATGAAACTGATGACTGTATGGTGGGTTCTGACAACATGCTCGCTTCATGGAGGCAGAAAAGTAATGATTCCTCACCTAGAATGAGTTCTAGGGATGAAAATAATGCTAATGCTGTTAGATCCACAAACTCTACTCCCTCAACACTCTCTAATTATGCTTATGCCGAGAGAGAGCATGccaagcaagaagaagaagataaaattGCTGCTGTTAGGGAAGAAGATACAGGAGCATCACTTGAGGATGAAGAGGCAGCTGCTGTGCAAGAGCAAGTAAGGCAAATAAAGGCTCAAGAGGAAGAGTTTGAGACCTTCAACCTCAAGATTGTGCATAGAAAAAACAG AACTGGCTTTGAAGAGGACAAAAATTTTCATGTCGTGTTGAATTCTGTGATAGCCGGGCGCTATCATGTCACCGAATATCTTGGATCAGCTGCTTTCAGCAAAGCTATACAAGCGCATGATCTGCACACAGGCATGGATGTTTGTGTGAAAATTATAAAGAACAACAAAGATTTCTTTGATCAGAGTCTTGATGAGATAAAGCTTCTCAAATACGTCAATAAGCATGATCCTGGTGACAAGTACCACATTCTACGCTTGTACGATTACTTCTATTATCGA GAACATCTGTTGATAGTATGTGAACTTCTCAAAGCAAACTTGTATgaatttcataaatttaatCGGGAGTCAGGAGGGGAGGTCTACTTCACAATGCCAAGACTGCAG GTGCTCTTCCAGAATGATTCACCTGCAACTTTACTTGCACGGGTGATGGGAATCATTTGCCCCATTGATCAAAGTATGCTAGCCAAAGGACGTGATACATACAAATACTTCACAAAAAATCACATGCTTTATGAACGGAATCAG GAAACTAACAGACTGGAATATCTGATACCGAAAAAGACATCCTTGAGGCACCGGCTGCCAATGGGAGACCAAGGCTTCATTGACTTTGTTGCTCATCTGCTTGAGATAAACCCGAAGAAGCGGCCTTCTGCATCTGAAGCTCTGAAGCACCCGTGGCTATCATATCCTTATGAACCCATATCATCTTGA
- the LOC117628755 gene encoding uncharacterized protein LOC117628755 isoform X1 codes for MGDSNSVDVILDFLRKNRFSRAEAALRSELSNRPDLNGFLKKLTLEEKDLGNSLEAENGDKLVVENQGLGSRNGGEVSKELIVKEIEYGTGRNGSESKWKNTASIGERNKTIDVAGTNHKSFAFSKGLEDTVLDLYSWKVNPSNGPAEPCQNDLDGSINNYPEPQISHQSRNHTAEVPDSGKAIVKYGEEILFSGEKKTSWAGSTSKANVELKYDRTQTSEPKELDQQLKTSTSFFKENVADNPWSRIEEPSNSPSEMWKDCSVKTVFPFSKGDVPTSYDSASASDKKEGKRKAELADIRATIKDQVDEVGRALYLSKSQGSSEQNTISSLVFPILSENQKEEFPRLPPVKLKSEDKPLNINWEEKFERDVPGSKLSAADNALLIGSYLDVPIGQEINSSGGKRNVGGGSWLSVSQGIAEDTSDLVSGFATVGDGLSESVDYPNEYWDSDEYDDDDDVGYMRQPIEDEAWFLAHEIDYPSDNEKGTGHGSVPDPQERGPTKDEDDDQSFAEEDSYFSGERYFQAKNVEPIVTSDDPIGLTVTELYGRSDENDLIAQYDGQLMDEEELNLMRAEPVWQGFVTQTNELIMLGDGKVLNECGRPRLDDVCVDDDQLGSVRSIGVGINSDAADIGSEVRESLVGGSSEGDLEYFRDHDVGIGGPRKHHHESDKKNIDRSNKDKKKTSKHEANKYIVETDTGVSRQKKNHTEGVFSFPPPLRDGQLVQASSGKSLWSNNCNAVVTDETDDCMVGSDNMLASWRQKSNDSSPRMSSRDENNANAVRSTNSTPSTLSNYAYAEREHAKQEEEDKIAAVREEDTGASLEDEEAAAVQEQVRQIKAQEEEFETFNLKIVHRKNRTGFEEDKNFHVVLNSVIAGRYHVTEYLGSAAFSKAIQAHDLHTGMDVCVKIIKNNKDFFDQSLDEIKLLKYVNKHDPGDKYHILRLYDYFYYREHLLIVCELLKANLYEFHKFNRESGGEVYFTMPRLQSITIQCLEALKFLHGLGLIHCDLKPENILVKSYSRCEVKVIDLGSSCFETDHLCSYVQSRSYRAPEVILGLPYDKKIDIWSLGCILAELCTGNVLFQNDSPATLLARVMGIICPIDQSMLAKGRDTYKYFTKNHMLYERNQETNRLEYLIPKKTSLRHRLPMGDQGFIDFVAHLLEINPKKRPSASEALKHPWLSYPYEPISS; via the exons ATGGGGGACTCAAACTCCGTTGACGTGATTCTGGACTTTCTGCGGAAGAATAGGTTTTCAAGAGCTGAGGCAGCTCTTCGCAGTGAGCTCAGTAATCGTCCTGATTTGAATGGTTTCCTTAAGAAGCTTACTCTTGAAGAGAAGGACTTGGGTAATTCGTTGGAAGCTGAAAATGGGGACAAATTGGTGGTGGAAAATCAAGGGTTGGGGTCTAGGAATGGTGGTGAAGTTTCTAAGGAACTTATAGTGAAAGAGATAGAGTATGGAACTGGTAGAAATGGGTCTGAAAGCAAATGGAAAAATACTGCTTCTATTGGGGAGCGGAATAAAACTATTGACGTGGCTGGGACAAATCACAAGAGCTTCGCATTCTCTAAAGGTTTAGAGGACACAGTGCTTGATTTATACTCATGGAAGGTCAATCCTAGCAATGGACCTGCAGAACCTTGTCAAAATGATTTAGATGGCAGTATCAATAACTACCCAGAGCCTCAGATATCCCACCAATCAAGGAATCATACAGCTGAGGTTCCTGATTCGGGTAAAGCCATTGTGAAATATGGAGAAGAGATTCTCTTTTCTGGCGAAAAGAAAACTTCTTGGGCTGGAAGTACTAGCAAAGCTAATGTGGAATTGAAGTACGACAGAACCCAAACAAGTGAACCTAAGGAACTTGACCAACAACTTAAGACAAGTACCTCATTCTTCAAAGAAAACGTAGCAGATAATCCATGGTCAAGAATTGAAGAACCTTCAAATTCACCTTCAGAGATGTGGAAAGATTGTTCTGTCAAGACGGTATTTCCATTCTCCAAGGGGGACGTGCCAACAAGTTATGATAGTGCTTCTGCTTCtgacaaaaaagaaggaaagagaaaagCTGAGTTGGCTGATATTAGGGCAACAATAAAGGATCAGGTTGATGAGGTGGGAAGAGCTTTATACTTAAGCAAGTCACAAGGGAGTTCCGAGCAAAATACCATCAGTAGCTTAGTTTTTCCTATTCTTTCTGAGAATCAAAAGGAAGAGTTCCCTAGGCTGCCGCCTGTCAAACTCAAGTCAGAGGACAAACCATTGAATATTAATTGGGAGGAAAAGTTTGAGCGAGATGTACCTGGCTCAAAACTCAGCGCTGCTGACAATGCTCTTCTTATTGGGTCATATTTGGATGTCCCTATTGGACAAGAAATCAATTCTTCAG GTGGAAAAAGGAATGTAGGAGGAGGCAGTTGGCTGTCTGTAAGTCAGGGGATTGCAGAGGATACATCTGATCTAGTTTCTGGTTTTGCTACTGTTGGTGATGGATTGAGTGAATCTGTTGACTATCCAAACGAGTATTGGGACTCTGATgaatatgatgatgatgatgatgtgggATACATGAGACAGCCTATTGAAGATGAGGCCTGGTTTCTGGCCCATGAAATTGATTACCCAAGTGACAATGAAAAGGGAACAGGGCATGGGAGTGTTCCGGATCCACAGGAAAGAGGTCCCACCAAAGATGAGGATGATGACCAATCTTTTGCTGAGGAGGATTCTTACTTTTCTGGTGAGCGGTACTTTCAAGCGAAAAATGTTGAACCAATTGTAACTTCAGACGATCCTATAGGACTAACAGTGACTGAATTGTATGGGAGGAGTGATGAGAATGATTTAATAGCTCAATATGATGGACAGTTGATGGATGAAGAGGAACTTAATTTGATGCGTGCAGAACCCGTCTGGCAGGGCTTCGTCACTCAGACTAATGAACTCATCATGTTAGGGGATGGGAAAGTTCTGAATGAGTGTGGAAGGCCACGTCTAGATGATGTTTGTGTGGATGATGATCAGCTTGGTTCAGTAAGATCAATAGGTGTGGGAATCAATAGTGATGCTGCTGATATTGGCAGTGAAGTACGGGAAAGTTTGGTTGGAGGCAGTAGTGAAGGGGATCTAGAATACTTTCGAGACCATGATGTAGGAATTGGTGGGCCCCGGAAGCATCATCATGAATCAGATAAGAAAAACATTGATAGATCTAACaaggacaaaaagaaaactagtAAACATGAGgcaaataaatatatagtTGAGACTGATACGGGTGTATCAAGACAGAAGAAAAATCATACAGAAGGGGTATTTTCATTCCCTCCACCACTTAGAGATGGACAGTTGGTGCAGGCAAGCTCTGGTAAATCTTTATGGTCAAACAACTGCAATGCTGTTGTCACTGATGAAACTGATGACTGTATGGTGGGTTCTGACAACATGCTCGCTTCATGGAGGCAGAAAAGTAATGATTCCTCACCTAGAATGAGTTCTAGGGATGAAAATAATGCTAATGCTGTTAGATCCACAAACTCTACTCCCTCAACACTCTCTAATTATGCTTATGCCGAGAGAGAGCATGccaagcaagaagaagaagataaaattGCTGCTGTTAGGGAAGAAGATACAGGAGCATCACTTGAGGATGAAGAGGCAGCTGCTGTGCAAGAGCAAGTAAGGCAAATAAAGGCTCAAGAGGAAGAGTTTGAGACCTTCAACCTCAAGATTGTGCATAGAAAAAACAG AACTGGCTTTGAAGAGGACAAAAATTTTCATGTCGTGTTGAATTCTGTGATAGCCGGGCGCTATCATGTCACCGAATATCTTGGATCAGCTGCTTTCAGCAAAGCTATACAAGCGCATGATCTGCACACAGGCATGGATGTTTGTGTGAAAATTATAAAGAACAACAAAGATTTCTTTGATCAGAGTCTTGATGAGATAAAGCTTCTCAAATACGTCAATAAGCATGATCCTGGTGACAAGTACCACATTCTACGCTTGTACGATTACTTCTATTATCGA GAACATCTGTTGATAGTATGTGAACTTCTCAAAGCAAACTTGTATgaatttcataaatttaatCGGGAGTCAGGAGGGGAGGTCTACTTCACAATGCCAAGACTGCAG tcGATTACGATTCAGTGTCTAGAGGCACTTAAGTTTTTGCATGGCCTTGGCCTGATACATTGTGACTTGAAGCCTGAGAATATTCTGGTGAAAAGCTACAGTAGGTGTGAGGTGAAAGTCATTGATCTTGGGAGTAGTTGCTTTGAGACAGATCATCTCTGCTCCTATGTTCAGTCTAGATCATATCGTGCTCCTGAGGTTATCTTGGGACTTCCATATGATAAGAAGATAGATATATGGTCACTTGGCTGCATCTTGGCCGAACTGTGTACTGGCAAT GTGCTCTTCCAGAATGATTCACCTGCAACTTTACTTGCACGGGTGATGGGAATCATTTGCCCCATTGATCAAAGTATGCTAGCCAAAGGACGTGATACATACAAATACTTCACAAAAAATCACATGCTTTATGAACGGAATCAG GAAACTAACAGACTGGAATATCTGATACCGAAAAAGACATCCTTGAGGCACCGGCTGCCAATGGGAGACCAAGGCTTCATTGACTTTGTTGCTCATCTGCTTGAGATAAACCCGAAGAAGCGGCCTTCTGCATCTGAAGCTCTGAAGCACCCGTGGCTATCATATCCTTATGAACCCATATCATCTTGA